In Chiloscyllium plagiosum isolate BGI_BamShark_2017 unplaced genomic scaffold, ASM401019v2 scaf_2064, whole genome shotgun sequence, the sequence cacagacagtcgcccaaggctggggtcaaacccaggtccctagtactatgaggcggcagtgctaatcactgagctaccgtgccacccaaatccTTTCCTGAAGTGTGTACACAAGAATTTCTGGTATCAGCACTGTAAATCCTTGAAGCATCATCTCTCATGCCTTTATATCttttttataaaatgatgaaggtaCTGCATGTGGCATGCAATGTGGATGAACTAAGGTTCAACATGTGTTTGGCAGTTTCTCGATCTGCTAGAAATGTTTCTAAATTTCTCCCCCACTTCGGTTCTGAATAATttacattggactcaaaacacaaactctgtttttccctctctaCAGATGGTGCTAAACCTCCTAAGAGTTTCAAATaatttagatttcttacagtgtggaaagaggcccttccgcccaacaagtccacaccaacccacatttaccccttcacctaacactacaggcaatttagcatggccaattcacctaacctgcacatttttttggattgtgggaggaaacccacacacagaatgtgcaaactccacacagagagtcacatgaggtaggaattgaacccaggtctctggtactgtgaggcagcagtgctaaccactgaaccattgtgTTTCAGATTACCAGCTCCTGCAGTGTTTTGTACCATATTGTGAAAATGGCTTTGTTATATTAATTTAAAGGTGAAATCACCATACTCTcaccagatcatagggctgcttACTCATTAGAGGGAGGTGGCTGGTGGTAACCATGCCTAAGTTGagtgttgagaaggagagtccttcgtggtaaccccagctggtgtaggaattaaacccatactgtcattgttactgtacagtgcaaACCACCTAAACAGACAACTGATCAAGCCAGCCCCCTTTTCTACATTTAATTTTAAGTGGGTGTGCTTTCCTGTTTGTTGTGTTGATCTTTGACCAAGTTCTTTCATTTTACAATTTGCTCaatggagaaattacttctcaaaATGGATTTCCGTCTCTCTCAGTAAAGACAGTATTTCCACCAATGTAGTTAAAGGTCAATCTCACATACCAAGTACATGAAATAATTCTGCCAACTCTTCTTCAGACTTTTCTTTCGCCCCCTCTTTCATCTGCTTCACCATCATGACCAAGAACTCTTCAAAGTCAATGGTGCCGCTTCCTAAGTTAAGAACACAATCAAATATAAGATCTGTCTATTGTTAACCATGAACATTTGAGAATCAAATGATGTTTGAATGAAGTGAAATTGCTAAGTATGATTGAGAAATGCTTTCTTACCATCTTTATCCACTTCCTCAATGATGGTGTCCAACTCTTCTCTGATGGGATTCTGACCCAGGAATTTCATCATTTTAAACAACTCCTTGGTGCTGATGTCACCGCCACCATCAGCATCAAACATTTCAAACAAGGCCTTCAACTCTACGAAAATAAATTGAAGTAATTGCTGTCATGTTATTATTTGGTTCATTCTGTTTCAGAGAATTGTCAGCATTAGGACAGTCAATATATACATTTTTGCATCGACAATCACACGTGGGTTAAGTGAGGACAGTGCTGGTTCGGTGTTACACAGATCACAGTATTTAAGTACAGACgcagccattcagtccaacagctCAATTCCAATGTATAAGCTCCATGTGAGGGATTTGCTGCCATCTGAAATTTGACTACCCTTTGGGAAACCCAAGATAATAATCATATGTAAAGTGGAGTAAAATATTGTGTACTAATCAGTAAAGATGTGAATTACTCAGATTTAGGTTTAATTTTATGATCACACATTCTCAGGTACAGAAAGACAAGAGTATGGTGAGAAGTGTCTAATGTCACCACACACGGCCCCATCTCAGGCACCAGGAACCTAGCTCCAAATAACTGAGGTACAAATTTGTAAGTGTTTAAAATGTTCAGCATTGCCTTATTAGAATGAGTAGACAAATAAAGAAAGAAGGTaacagttaacattaaagtccttAATTTAGAATAAAGTGTGGAAGGGCTACTTTACCTGCAGCACTTATCCTGGCTCCACCAGAAGGGCTCGCTGAAGAAATAACATCACAGAGTAAAACTACACACAACACAATGTGCAGTCTCCTGTACAGTGGGAAGACCAAACACACAAACTGGAAGACCATTTTGCTGAACACTTCAGCGCAGCTCACAGGAATGTACCTGAGCTTTCAATGACGTGTCATTTTATATCTCCACCTTCAGGCTGACATCAACTTGGCTGGCTACACTGTTCCAGCTCAACACAACAAACAGTTGGAACGGTGCCTTATCTTCCAATTTGGCATTTTATAGCCTTCTGAACACAAACACTCCACTCTATTTCACACCTACCtctgtttcatttcattttcttttttggcTGTTTTACCCATCAACACATCTGCTCCAgacacatttttgtttctttgtttattttcttgtcaCATCTCAATTTCCTTTGGCCCTtgaagactgactgctctgtcatCAATCTCCCCCATCTTCCATTGTATCACAGATCTTTTTTTTGTCTAAAACAGGGCGGAATGGAGAAGGAGAAGGACAGGTCAATGAAAGCACCAAGAAGCCAATCTGCAAGATTCCCAAACAGAGGAGGCATTGATTGAAGAACCAACTGTCAGCACAGGAAATATTTTTGGATTCCTGTAGGACCAGGGAGTTGTTGATTGTACATTTCCATCATCCAGGCACCAAGAGGTTAGTCTGAAAGAATCCTAAATAGAGAAGGCACTCATTGAAAACCCAGCATAGGAAATGCATCTTGGAACTCTCATGATTCCATCATGCGATGAGATCAACTTCCAGATTCTGTGATTGGCTGCTTCTGGATAAGGGTTTTCCTCTAAGGAGGTAGTTCTTGATACCTGTCCAGCAGCtaaataaagagaaagagaggtgTTTTCAACTGGAAGCATCTATAATAAATGTCTGTTTGGCTTTGATTAAACCATTCGCTTTTAAAAACAACTTTCT encodes:
- the LOC122548186 gene encoding troponin C, skeletal muscle-like, whose protein sequence is MVFQFVCLVFPLYRRLHIVLCVVLLCDVISSASPSGGARISAAELKALFEMFDADGGGDISTKELFKMMKFLGQNPIREELDTIIEEVDKDGSGTIDFEEFLVMMVKQMKEGAKEKSEEELAELFHVL